GGTATCCTGACTGGACTTTGCCGATAGGAAGGAAACAAGCCAAATAGCGCTCGTTGAAATTCCAGTTGATTAATATCAACTCCCTGATATTCTGGCAACAGGCGCAGATATTCCTCAAACAAAAATTCTAGACTGGGGCGGTTGGGATCTGCATCCATGTAAGTAAACAAGTAGGTTGTTCTGCCATCTCTTGCTGGAAAAGCCTCCCAAAAATATTGGCATTGATTTTGAATTGGGGTGAAAGAAACCAGCAAATCGCCAGCCTCGTTTTGGGGAAATCCTTTAGCACAACTGCCAACTACTAAGCACACTCCAGAAGGTTTTTCCCCCTGTCGCGCTTGTTGGCTAATGGGTGAAAAATGCCCCATCGCGTCTATCAACAACCGCGCCTTAAGGGATTTTAGATTTGAGATTTTGGATTTTGGATTATTAAGCTGCTCGTCAGTTTCAAGAATCTCTGAATTGTTAGGCAATCCAACATTGACTTGGACTCCATCTGGGTGAACAACGGCGCTTTCAAAGCTGGTATTTTCAAATAACTTGCCACCAGCGGCGAGGAATTTTGATTTTAAGGTATCGAGGAGAAATACTGGATCGACACCGATGTTTAGAATGTCTCGCACCCAGACTTCGGCTCCATTGAGAAAACTAACGCGAGCTGGGTTATATTGAGTTGCGATCGCTGTCTCTAGTTCTGATTCAGAAAGCAGTCCCAGTTCTAAGAATACCTCTAGTTCTTTCCGAGAGATATTCCATTCTTGATCTCTGCCTCGCAAAATCCCTCGCTCTATCAAGGCAACCTTAAAGCCAAGTTTAGCTAAGGCAGCGCCAATAAAAATTCCCAGCGTACCTCCGCAAATTACGATATCCCAGTCTATAGTTCCTAAAACTTCTGAGGATTCTTTGAATACTGTCGGCAGCGGTAAAGTGCCTTCTCGCAATGCTTTCCAGAAGTTATCAGCTTTACGGAGTCCTCCAAGCGTATCTCCGGGTAAACGCGAGAGAATTTGTTCGGTTAAATTCATGAAAGTTTATGTATGCGATCGCATCTATAGTTATACACTTGCGCTCCTATATCTGCTCATCGTGATATTTTTAAATAAGATAAGGCATCAAGTAATATAATTTACCATATTTTTCAACCCAAATATATCTTGTACAATCAAATACTCTAGCAAGCAAAAATAATAATGACGAAAAATCTACCAAAACAAAGCTTGCTGTAATTATTTGATATTTTATACTTTTAAAATGGGTAAAATAATGTGAAACGTTGTTCCTTCCGAACTGGAATGGAAAGATATTTGTCCGCCATGCGCGTCGATAATTGATTTAGCGATCGCCGTCCCCAATCCCGAACCGCCCTGCTTTCCATGCGTCACAAAAGGTTCAAATAAGCGATCGCGTATTTCTTCGGGTATACCTGGCCCGTTATCACAAATCTTGATTTCTGCTGTTTTCCTGTTCTCCCAAACGGCGATATTTATCCTGCCACCACGATTTTTTAAAGCCTCCACAGCGTTACCGACTAAATTTTGGAAAACACGCATCAGCTTGTTTTCATCTCCATTCACTATTACGTCTGCTGCCTCAAAGGCAAACTCTAAATGATAAGTTTTAAAATATACACTATTCAGCTTCTCAAAACGCTGTAATAATAAAGATAAATTAACAGGGTGTTTTTGCAACGTAGAGCTGCCCCGCCCAAATTCTAATAATTCCTCGGTCATCACCAACATCCGCTGAACCTGCGCTTGAATCAAATCGCACCATTCGGTTGTCTCTTCATCAGGATGCAGTTCTTTAACCATTGCACTTGCTAAATGGATGCCAGTGACAGGACTTTTAAAATCATGAATGATAGTGTTAACCATCTCTCCAACTAAGGCCATTTTTTCTTTGTGAACCATTTGGTTTACATATTGCGCCGTTGTCGAGCGCATATGTTCAATAACGTAACCAAACAGCTTTAGTACCGCGCTACCTCTCGTGTTATTCAAAATTTCCATTAAGAGGTCGCGCGGAATTTTGGCTAATGTTGCCTCTTTGCAGACAATGGCCTGTGCGCTGCGGGGCTGACCATCCAAAATCCCGAACTCCCCAAAAAAGTCGTTAGGTTTAGCTAAGGCTATAGTTTGATATTTTTCAAAACTGGTGCGCTTTCTAAACTCCACTTGACCCTCTAAAACTAGGTATAAATAATCTGGGATTTCGCCTTCTTCAAAAATTACTGTTTTATTGGGATAGTGTTCTAGAACAGCGAGACGACATAGTTCTAGAGCTTGCTCTGGTTCAAAAGAGGATATAAACCTGTGGGATTGCAGCTCCATAGGAGATTACCGGGAATTTTTACTGGGGTAAGATGCTTGATTTTATCGCAACTAGCATAGGTGGGGGGTAACACCCCTCTTGTTCTTTATAATTTTGTATGAATTGTGGTCTTGTATATGACGTTCTAGGGAAGGGCATCGCTATAGTGTTGTACCTTTGCCCACCGCTAATACTGCATTCTGGCCCCCAAATCCGAAGCTAAAACACAGCACATTCTGAATCTCAGCCGGACGCGCCGCAGTCACTAAATCCAACTCAAACTCTGGTTCTTTCAACCCCACACAAGGCGGTAAAGTTTGATGCTCCAAAGCCATCAGGCAGAAAGCTACTCCCAAGGCTCCAGATGCGCCTAGTGTATGACCCGTCGCTCCCTTAGTTGAACTGATGGGCACCCCTTGAGGAAACATCTGCTCAATCAGCTGTGCCTCAGTTCGGTCATTCAGGTTGGTAGCAGTTCCGTGAGCGTGGATATAATTTATTTCCTTTAGTGAAAGGCTGCTGCGTTTGAGACAGGAACTTACAGCCGCGATCGCGCTTTTAGCCCCGGGTTCCGGGGTGTTAGGGTGATAGGCGTCTGCTGTCAAGCCAGCACCCAGCACTTGACCGTAAACCCGTGCTGACCGCCGCAGAGCTAATTCAGCTGATTCCAGGACAAACACAGCTCCCCCCTCGCCCAGTACCAATCCTTCGCGGTGTCTGTCAAAAGGATAAGCGCCAGTTTGAGCTAAAGCGCCCATCTGGTTAAAGCCAGCCAGGGTTAGTGGTGTAATTGGTGCTTCGATTGCTCCAGCGATCGCCCTGTCGCATTGCCCAGTCTTGATTAGCTCATACCCTTGCGCGATCGCCCATATTCCAGTCGCACAGGCAGCCATTGGTGCTAATACCGTCCCAGTTGACCCGATTTGACGAGCAGCAGCGATCGCCCCCATATGTGGTAGGGTATCCAACC
This genomic stretch from Microcoleus sp. FACHB-831 harbors:
- a CDS encoding NAD(P)/FAD-dependent oxidoreductase; this encodes MNLTEQILSRLPGDTLGGLRKADNFWKALREGTLPLPTVFKESSEVLGTIDWDIVICGGTLGIFIGAALAKLGFKVALIERGILRGRDQEWNISRKELEVFLELGLLSESELETAIATQYNPARVSFLNGAEVWVRDILNIGVDPVFLLDTLKSKFLAAGGKLFENTSFESAVVHPDGVQVNVGLPNNSEILETDEQLNNPKSKISNLKSLKARLLIDAMGHFSPISQQARQGEKPSGVCLVVGSCAKGFPQNEAGDLLVSFTPIQNQCQYFWEAFPARDGRTTYLFTYMDADPNRPSLEFLFEEYLRLLPEYQGVDINQLEFQRALFGLFPSYRQSPVRIPVNRILPVGDSSGNQSPVSFGGFGAMVRHLKRLTQGIQEALENDALSQNALALLQPYQPNIAVTWLFQRAMSVGVEQKIDPNQINQLLGGVFEGMEKLGDNVLRPFLQDVVQFGGLSQTLLKTAVTKPGLVLPVIPQVGIPTLVDWMMHYINLGGYSALYRAAELSKPIVKSLPPLQKYYCDRLFDAWRYGSGGDY
- a CDS encoding ATP-binding protein, with protein sequence MELQSHRFISSFEPEQALELCRLAVLEHYPNKTVIFEEGEIPDYLYLVLEGQVEFRKRTSFEKYQTIALAKPNDFFGEFGILDGQPRSAQAIVCKEATLAKIPRDLLMEILNNTRGSAVLKLFGYVIEHMRSTTAQYVNQMVHKEKMALVGEMVNTIIHDFKSPVTGIHLASAMVKELHPDEETTEWCDLIQAQVQRMLVMTEELLEFGRGSSTLQKHPVNLSLLLQRFEKLNSVYFKTYHLEFAFEAADVIVNGDENKLMRVFQNLVGNAVEALKNRGGRINIAVWENRKTAEIKICDNGPGIPEEIRDRLFEPFVTHGKQGGSGLGTAIAKSIIDAHGGQISFHSSSEGTTFHIILPILKV
- a CDS encoding beta-ketoacyl-ACP synthase, translating into MDVVVTGIGLVSALGKSLEASWRRLVSSKSAIGLHQPFAEIAPRPLALIGNAPAEFKSLTQLVVSAALQDAGLVPPLPDCGVVIGSSRSCQASWEKLARRLYQDYPPQPAFSKEGAQGDLFWLDTLPHMGAIAAARQIGSTGTVLAPMAACATGIWAIAQGYELIKTGQCDRAIAGAIEAPITPLTLAGFNQMGALAQTGAYPFDRHREGLVLGEGGAVFVLESAELALRRSARVYGQVLGAGLTADAYHPNTPEPGAKSAIAAVSSCLKRSSLSLKEINYIHAHGTATNLNDRTEAQLIEQMFPQGVPISSTKGATGHTLGASGALGVAFCLMALEHQTLPPCVGLKEPEFELDLVTAARPAEIQNVLCFSFGFGGQNAVLAVGKGTTL